Genomic window (Vulpes lagopus strain Blue_001 chromosome 6, ASM1834538v1, whole genome shotgun sequence):
GAGCCCTTGCTTCTGTACCCCCATAGGCAGCCCCTCACTCACCAGCAGCCTGGCTCTGGGCTGGCCCCCTCAGGGCACCCTCAGAAGGCCAACGCAGCTCCCCACTCTCCACAGAGCCCACCTCGCTGGACTCCACCACAATGGAGGGCAGCCGCTGGCCCAGCCGAGGGCCCTTCTCCCGGGCACCTACCGCAGCctgcagggggtgggcaggggtcaGGGTGGCGCcaagccctgggctccctgctccccccacacccGTCCTGCACTCTGTTCACTGGGAGGATTGGGGCCCTCCCTGCCCAAGCTTCAGGGCAGGAGAGAACATATGGAGGGGGTAgaggggtgcaggtgccccctccccatcccaccacTGGGGCTGGAGCACTCAGTACCTGGAGCACCAAAGGACCCATCTGGGCTCAGCCCTTaggcccatttcacagacaggAGCCTGAGGCCCAAGAGGCGACACCATGAGTGAGCCCCGTGCTCCTGTGCATCACCACTGTCCCCCAGATCCTGCGCAGCCCCTTCCTGGGGTCCCCTCTGCTGGGCCCTTGGTCTCCTCCCCAGCTCCAAAGAGCTGGGAAGCTGTTACCATGGCAACCCCAGGCTCTCTGGGCTTGCTCTGGGCTCATTGTTCGGTGCCCACAGGAGTGTGCAGGGGCTGCCTCCCCAAGCCCGCCGGGTGCCCTCAGCGTCTCCGCCTCCCATTCAAGGCCTTCCGAGGTAGAGGCCCAAGCTGCCACTGTCGCCACACAGCCTGCTGGCCCTAATGTCACGGCAGCACCGACGCCTGCCCTGCCCCAGGTCCCTGACTTTGCCCCCCGCCTCCCAACTCCTTGATGTAGGGGAGCTGCCTGCTGCCTGGCTCCCTGAGGAGGCACTCAGCTGCGGGATTGTGCTACACGGCCCTGAACGCCACCGCAGAAACGTGTGTTTAAATGCACATTCCTGGGTGGGGGCCCAGGAATCGGCATTTTGACCAAGTACAGCAGTTGACCTCATGGGGCTGTGACTCCTGTGGAATCAGAGGAACAGCAGAGTGGGGACCTCGCCATGCTCCCAACCCCTGGACCATCCTGGCTCCTCCTGCGCACACCGCCAGCCCAGGGGCTCCTTTCTCCTGGAACTCCACTCCCCGGCCActctccttcctgtcctcctcctcgaAGGCCTGCTGACCCCCAGCCAGAGGTGCTCCTCTGCCCAGAGTGTGCCACgggggtgggttgggggaggTCCAGGCCAGCAGGGCTTGCCATCCATCTGTCTTGCCAGGGAGGCTGACCCCTCTCTGTGACTCTGGGCTGCTTCCCCCGTCCAGCCCCACTGCCCTCCAGCACGGCCAACAATGACAATGTCCCAGCTCTAGAACTCACAGCATCAAGACTGCACCCCTTGTGTAGGGGCCTTATTTTTGGCAGTATCAACACCACCCCGAAAAAACTAGGGGCCTAGGCCAGGGGGATGTGGCACTGCCTCAGCCAGCAGAGAGCCAACTGCTTTGGGGCGTGAACCATGGAGTCCTGGAGGTCCAGAAGGGGTGCCGAGAAAGCCAGGGAGGCTCGGCTTTCAATTGCTTTATGCACCAGACTTCTATAGAGGAGCAACCACCTCTCTCAcacagatgggtaaactgaggcatgcCTCAACTTATGGGCCAGGGCTTGAGGCTGTCTTTCCCCTGTCCCCCATGGCTGGCAGACCCCAGGGCCCCAACTACATACCTTTCCTGCTGGGCCTCCAGCCTCCTCAGCTGGGCTTAGCTCTGGCATGGCAGGCTGGGGGGCAGTCATGCTGTTGCCGCTGTTGGGGTGCACGAAGACGGGGAGAAACAAGGTGTCTGCCGTGGGACAGATGTTAGAGTCCACTCTCCTTCTGGAAGCTTCAGACTGCTCCAGCCTGTACCGACCCAACCCTGGGCGCATTGTCCACTGCTTCAGCTGGACTTCTCTCACCACGGCTCCCTGCCCAAAGCCACCATCGGGGCGGGGGGCACTAGATGGGCACCGCACAACATGCCCAGGTtgcagaggggcagaggcggATCGGAGAAGCCCACTCAGCCTTAAGACCTGTGAAGGCTTCCTGCTGATCTGAGGCCCAGGGCTGAGCAGGAGGCAGCCAGGCCAGGGGGGAGGAGAGGATCTTCTGAGACAGGGAACGGCTGGGGGAGGGCACAGAGATCAGGGGACCGGGATCAGGGAACAGGTTTCTGAgccaggaggctgggggcagCATGAGTCAGGTTCAAATCAGCAGAGGCAAAGATGGCCAGGTCGTCTCCGAGAGCAGACACCCCTCACACACTCGAGGCGGGGCCCTCTCTACCCACAGCCAAGCGGAAACCAGCATCCCGCCTGCACTTGGCCATGTCCGCCCAGGCCAGCGCAAGGGCGAGGGAGCCCAGCCAGAGACAGCAGGGCAAGAGCTCTGGGAAGAGAGGCCCTGGCGGGTCTCGCTGGCCCCGGCCTTGGGCCTTGAACTCTCCACCTGCACTTGGCcagaggcaggagtgggggtggggtctaaCTTTGGCGCTGGCTGGGAGGGCGCAGGGAGCGCTGGGAAggagccaggcagagggacagcACCAACCTGGAGGACAGGATGCCTGGGAGGCCTTGTGGGTTGTGGTGGCGGGGGTCCTGTGGGCACCCAGCGAAGGGGGAGGGTTGCTATTCTGGGATCCCACCTTTCTTTCACCCAAACCCAGCTCAGTTTGGTTCAGGTCCTGCTGAGACCCAGGGAAGGCTGGGAGGGGGCCAGATGCCTCCACCCAATCCCAGAGCCGGAGAAAGCCAGCCCTACCCTCCCTCTGGGATTGGATGCTCCCTCGTCAGACCTTCCATAGgagcccccccactcccccacctctgccccaatCTCCTCCTAGGACACAGAACCTCAGCCAGAGCCGGGAGCAGCCAGGACAGAGACCAGGAGACGGGACCCAGAGACTCACACAGATTCCAGAAAGAGCCCAGAGGGAAGGCAGAAAAACCAGCCACAGAGACAAACCAGAGGTGACAGgactggagagagaagagggaaacagACCCAGAGGGATCAgatggaagggggggggggggcagagggatagagaaagagaagagagagacagagccaggccGGCAGCCGCAGGTCTCTAAGGGCTGCCTCCCGCTGCCCGGCTCCGAGTCCATTCGCCCATCAGGGGCTCCCACCACCCACACCTTCGCAGGCGCCCAGGTGTGCAAGCAGGTGCGCGGCgcgcagccccccccccagctctaGCCCAAAGCGCGGCGCCCACGCCCTCCTCTTTCCCCGGGGGAGCTGGGGTCAAGCCCCCCAAACCTCCGCATTCCTGTGCTCCAGCCACACGGCATCGGCTGCCAGGGCGCACGGGGTGGGGGCCGCGGCTGGgaccagggtggggagggggcgcctCGCTCACACTCACCCTCCCGTGCTGGCTGCTGTCGGGTCGCCGGGCTGCTGGGAGCTGCCAGCCTgggttccccccgcccccgccccactcccccccctccccgcacagGCGCTTCCTTGCCACCAGTAGCCTCCCTGTGACCAAACCTCATGATCCCAGTCCCTAGAGACTCCAGGCCTCAGGTTGGAGGTTCAGGAATTGGGGGGAAGTGTCAGAATTCGGTGCGGCCAGATAAGTGGAAAGAGGACACCCTCCAATTTGAAGgagtgaagagaaggaaaagacccAAGTGGGATGGCTAATGTGGtgaaggcatgtgtgtgtgtgtgtgtgtgtgtgtgtgcgcgcgcgtgtgcgtgtgtatgtgtgtgtgtgtgtgactgcaCCACTTCCTCCCATCTTCATCCCCAATCCCATTCCCCAAAAGGAACAAGAGTCCTGGGGCAGTTTCTTTCAGTCTAGTGTCCAAACCTGACGCCTGAGGCCGGGATGCGCAGCCTCTGATCCACGTAATTCCCCACCCTTCCACCATCCAGCATCTAACAGCCACCATCAGTTATCTAACAACCAGCTTCCAGCCAACATCCACGGTCCACCATTCAGCATCCACTCATCCAACCATCACCTACCATGCACCCCCTATTCATGTATCTTCTACCAACCAGTCACTATCTAACCACCACCCCACAGTCATTTACCATCCAACCCCAGCCATTACCCACGATCCAACCTCCATCCATCAGtcatgcatccatccattcaccacCCACACCATTTACCAGGCAACTGTACACTATGAAAATACCCACCAGTCCAACATTAATTCACTATTCATCCATCTACCACCTATCCACCCCCCGTTCACTATCTGACCGTTTTCCATCAATATTTAACAACCATCCATCATTCATTTGTCCATCCATCATATGTCTGGTTGTCATTAACCAATCTATCATTTATCTACTGCTCATTTATGTGGATTTATCCACTAGTCTCCATCTCTCCAATCAGCCACAATTCTTCCATCTGCAATTCAGTATCAATCACTCACCATCACTCCTCCATTCATACTTCTATGAACTACAACCTGCCACCCATCCACTCACTAGCCATCTGCCATCCACCCTACTCTTATCCCTACCCATCACATATCTTCATCGTCTATCTCACAATATCCTCTATCCACCTATCCATCATCCAGCCATAATTTGCTACTCATCCAAAACCCATTCAGGTATCATCTACCACCCATccatatttatccattctagAAAATTTATTGAGCGCCTTCTATGAGCCAACTATTGTTCTAGGTGCTGGATGCTGGAGATAGAGTAGAGAGATAGCAACAAGCATTCATCCACGATAAATATCCACCATTACAATTCATCCATGATCCATCCGTTTATCATCTCTGCATCAACTCCCACCCATTACTCACTACCTGTTTAATATCCATATTCATTCATTATCCATTCACCATCCACTTGCCATGTGTCGATCTTCCTCCACCTACACATTAAACCATGCATTTACCATACACCACTCACCATAGACCATCCATCCACTATCTCTCCACCATCTTCTGCTTCACCATTCACCTTTCAGGCATCCATTTCCCAAGATATAGCCATCTGTCATTTAAttgtcatccatccatcccctaATCATCATCTAGCTCTCCAGGATCCACCCACTCATTATTTATTCACCACTCACCTCCCATCTACACTTCCACAGTACACAAACCACTATCCATTGACCCAGCAACTATTCGTTTATTTgtcatctctccttccattcacACACCATTCAGCCCCCTCTACACCATCATGATCTATCCATCAATCATATATCCATTCGTGTTTATCTGCCATTGATCCATCCATTCTCTATGGATAGATCCGTCACAGTCATCCACTTTATTTATCCACCATCCTTCTATGCTTCCATGATTCATCCACCCACCAAACATCCATTGTCTACCACCTGCAATTCATCCTCTATCTATTGATTCTCTCAGGATCCAATACTCTATTGGTTTAGCATCCACATCCATCCATTCTTCATCCAACAACCTATAGTCTAATCTGCTCATTCCTTAACCAATTACTATTATGTAAAGGCATCCACCATTCAccatcttccatccatccatctagtGCCTACCATGCTTCTGATACTTATCCAACCATTATTTATACACTCAtccatgtcacacacacaca
Coding sequences:
- the LBHD2 gene encoding LBH domain-containing protein 2, producing MRPGLGRYRLEQSEASRRRVDSNICPTADTLFLPVFVHPNSGNSMTAPQPAMPELSPAEEAGGPAGKAAVGAREKGPRLGQRLPSIVVESSEVGSVESGELRWPSEGALRGPAQSQAAASSPSGPGVPGKAPDDAGSQHASSKVQARQTAQ